A single region of the Marinobacter salinus genome encodes:
- a CDS encoding DUF4212 domain-containing protein, producing MSGHSYDAENYWKANLRLIVGSLVVWALVSYGFAILLRPMLAGIPVGGTDLGFWFAQQGSILTFIALIFHYAWRMNKIDEKFGVHEE from the coding sequence ATGTCAGGTCATAGCTACGACGCTGAAAACTACTGGAAGGCGAACCTACGCCTGATAGTCGGGAGCCTGGTCGTCTGGGCCCTCGTTTCCTATGGTTTTGCCATTCTTCTTCGCCCGATGCTTGCCGGCATTCCAGTCGGGGGGACTGACCTGGGCTTCTGGTTTGCCCAGCAAGGCTCCATCCTTACGTTCATCGCTCTGATTTTCCACTACGCGTGGCGCATGAACAAGATCGACGAAAAATTCGGCGTGCACGAGGAGTAA
- a CDS encoding sodium:solute symporter family protein: MSQFAINLIFVGASFLLYIGIAVWAKAGSTKDFYVAGGGVHPITNGMAIGADWMSAASFISMAGLIAAGGYANSTFLMGWTGGYVLLAMLLAPYLRKFGKFTVPEFIGDRFYSKNARLVAVVCLIVASITYVIGQMAGAGVAFSRFLEVDATMGLIIAAVVVFIYSVLGGMKGITYTQVAQYCVLIVAYTIPAVFISFQLTGNPVPGLGLFSTHVDSGLPLLTKLNQVITDLGFNQYTADVDNKLNMVLFTLSLMIGTAGLPHVIIRFFTVPKVADARWSAGWALVFIALLYLTAPAVASMARLNLMTTIYPDGTASAPIQYDERPNWVKEWEVTGLIQFTDKNEDGRIQLYNDSEAFAPEAEARGWKGNELVVNRDILVLANPEIANLPGWVIGLIAAGGLAAALSTAAGLLLAISSAVSHDLIKGSINPNISEKGELLAARISMSVAIIVATWLGANPPGFAAQVVALAFGIAAASLFPALMMGIFSKRVNNVGAIAGMLTGLAFTLAYIFVYKGWLFIPGTNNLADTPANWVLGISPLSIGAVGAIVNFAVAFAVSNATEEPPVEIQELVESVRYPRGSGQAQDH, translated from the coding sequence ATGAGTCAATTTGCAATCAACCTCATCTTCGTAGGGGCGTCTTTCCTCCTCTACATCGGTATTGCTGTCTGGGCGAAAGCCGGTAGCACCAAAGACTTCTACGTTGCCGGCGGCGGCGTTCACCCGATCACCAACGGCATGGCGATCGGTGCGGACTGGATGTCAGCGGCATCCTTCATCTCCATGGCGGGCCTGATCGCCGCTGGTGGTTATGCCAACTCCACCTTCCTCATGGGCTGGACCGGCGGCTACGTGCTTCTGGCAATGCTACTGGCTCCCTACCTGCGGAAGTTCGGCAAATTTACCGTTCCCGAGTTCATCGGTGACCGTTTCTACAGCAAGAACGCCCGCCTGGTGGCCGTTGTCTGCCTGATCGTAGCGTCTATAACCTACGTTATCGGCCAGATGGCTGGCGCCGGCGTTGCCTTCTCACGCTTCCTTGAAGTCGACGCCACCATGGGTCTGATCATTGCTGCGGTCGTGGTCTTCATCTACTCCGTACTGGGCGGCATGAAAGGCATTACCTACACACAGGTCGCTCAGTATTGCGTTCTGATCGTTGCCTACACCATTCCTGCGGTGTTTATTTCCTTTCAGCTGACAGGCAACCCTGTTCCTGGCCTTGGTCTGTTCTCCACCCACGTGGATTCCGGCCTGCCGTTGCTCACCAAACTGAACCAGGTCATCACTGATCTGGGCTTTAACCAGTATACAGCAGACGTGGACAACAAACTGAACATGGTTCTGTTTACCCTGTCCCTGATGATCGGTACCGCCGGCCTGCCACACGTCATCATCCGTTTCTTCACCGTACCGAAGGTTGCTGATGCGCGCTGGTCAGCAGGCTGGGCTCTGGTTTTCATCGCCCTGCTGTACCTGACAGCACCTGCCGTTGCTTCCATGGCTCGACTGAACCTGATGACCACCATCTACCCGGACGGAACTGCTTCTGCGCCGATCCAGTACGATGAGCGTCCGAATTGGGTGAAAGAGTGGGAAGTGACCGGTCTGATTCAGTTCACCGACAAGAACGAAGACGGTCGCATCCAGCTGTATAATGACAGCGAAGCCTTCGCACCCGAGGCTGAAGCGCGGGGCTGGAAAGGCAATGAGCTGGTCGTTAACCGGGACATCCTGGTACTGGCTAACCCCGAAATCGCCAACCTTCCCGGCTGGGTCATCGGCCTGATCGCGGCAGGCGGTCTCGCAGCGGCACTGTCCACAGCGGCGGGTCTGTTGCTGGCTATCTCCTCTGCGGTGAGTCACGACTTGATCAAAGGCTCGATCAACCCGAACATTTCAGAGAAAGGCGAACTGTTGGCAGCCCGTATTTCGATGTCGGTAGCGATTATCGTAGCCACCTGGCTCGGGGCTAACCCTCCAGGCTTTGCGGCACAGGTCGTTGCGCTGGCATTTGGTATCGCCGCAGCCTCCCTGTTCCCGGCCCTGATGATGGGCATCTTCTCCAAGCGGGTTAACAACGTCGGTGCCATCGCCGGCATGCTGACCGGCCTGGCCTTTACCCTGGCATACATCTTCGTGTACAAGGGCTGGCTGTTCATCCCCGGCACCAACAACCTGGCAGACACCCCGGCAAACTGGGTACTGGGTATCTCCCCACTGTCCATCGGTGCGGTTGGTGCAATCGTCAACTTTGCGGTAGCCTTCGCTGTATCCAACGCAACTGAAGAACCGCCCGTTGAGATTCAGGAGCTGGTTGAAAGCGTCCGTTACCCACGCGGTTCCGGTCAGGCTCAAGACCACTAA
- a CDS encoding PolC-type DNA polymerase III, which yields MLERIKQWIEQRRGGKVGSHDPDNLPNPKVPADQLLTECRLIVLDLETTGLNPSKDEVIAIGAVAISGGVIHLDDQFDLILRRPDLDIRETVLIHGIGPEALTQGHETEDALLYLLEWMNGDPVLAYHSAFDQKFLEKTLRSQLGYTLTHTWMDVADLLPAVFPDAKTGGKGLDNWADYFGLEVSARHHAAADALATAELTLVALNKARKEGLKTLREFHDKLHYHRRLQNMHRF from the coding sequence ATGCTGGAGAGAATCAAGCAGTGGATAGAACAGCGACGGGGCGGCAAAGTTGGCAGCCATGATCCGGACAACCTCCCAAACCCCAAAGTCCCCGCGGATCAATTACTGACCGAGTGCCGGCTAATTGTTCTGGATCTTGAGACTACAGGCCTCAACCCCTCCAAAGACGAGGTCATCGCCATAGGCGCCGTTGCAATTTCGGGCGGCGTCATTCACCTGGACGACCAGTTTGACCTGATTCTCAGACGTCCGGACCTCGATATCCGTGAAACTGTGTTGATTCATGGAATCGGTCCCGAAGCGCTGACCCAGGGCCACGAAACCGAAGACGCCCTGCTTTACCTGCTTGAATGGATGAACGGAGATCCGGTACTGGCCTACCACTCAGCCTTTGATCAGAAGTTCCTGGAAAAAACACTGCGAAGCCAGCTCGGGTACACGTTGACCCATACCTGGATGGATGTCGCCGACTTGCTGCCCGCCGTCTTCCCGGACGCAAAAACCGGCGGAAAAGGACTCGATAACTGGGCCGATTACTTCGGGCTTGAGGTCAGTGCACGCCACCACGCCGCAGCAGACGCCCTGGCAACCGCAGAACTTACCCTGGTGGCACTGAATAAAGCCCGAAAAGAAGGGTTAAAAACTCTTCGGGAGTTTCACGACAAGCTTCATTACCACCGTCGCCTGCAAAACATGCATCGATTTTGA